One genomic segment of Parus major isolate Abel chromosome 10, Parus_major1.1, whole genome shotgun sequence includes these proteins:
- the TPM1 gene encoding tropomyosin alpha-1 chain isoform X4 encodes MAAMSSLEAVRRKIRSLQEQADAAEERAGRLQREVDQERALREEAESEVASLNRRIQLVEEELDRAQERLATALQKLEEAEKAADESERGMKVIENRAQKDEEKMEIQEIQLKEAKHIAEEADRKYEEVARKLVIIESDLERAEERAELSESKCAELEEELKTVTNNLKSLEAQAEKYSQKEDKYEEEIKVLTDKLKEAETRAEFAERSVTKLEKSIDDLEDQLYQQLEQNSRLTNELKLALNED; translated from the exons ATGGCGGCGATGAGCTCGCTCGAGGCCGTGCGCAGGAAGATTCgcagcctgcaggagcaggcGGACGCCGCGGAGGAGCGGGCGGGACGGCTGCAGCGGGAGGTGGACCAGGAGCGGGCGTTGCGGGAGGAG GCTGAGAGTGAAGTAGCTTCTCTGAACAGACGCATCCAGCTGGTTGAGGAAGAGTTGGATCGGGCTCAGGAGCGCTTGGCTACTGCCCTGCAaaagctggaggaggctgagaagGCTGCAGATGAGAGTGAAAG AGGAATGAAGGTCATTGAAAATAGAGCCCAGAAGGATGAAGAGAAGATGGAAATCCAGGAGATCCAGCTTAAAGAGGCTAAGCACATTGCTGAGGAGGCTGACCGCAAGTATGAAGAG GTGGCTCGTAAGCTGGTGATCATTGAGAGTGACCTGGAGCGCGCTGAGGAGCGTGCTGAGCTATCAGAAAG CAAATGTGCTGAGCTTGAAGAGGAGTTGAAAACTGTGACCAACAACCTGAAGTCGCTGGAGGCTCAGGCTGAGAAG TACTCACAGAAAGAGGACAAGTATGAAGAGGAGATTAAAGTTCTGACTGACAAACTGAAGGAG GCTGAGACCCGTGCTGAGTTTGCTGAGAGGTCAGTAACCAAGCTGGAGAAGAGCATTGACGACCTAGAAG ACCAACTCTACCAGCAACTTGAGCAAAACAGCCGCCTAACTAATGAACTAAAGCTGGCATTGAATGAGGATTAA
- the TPM1 gene encoding tropomyosin alpha-1 chain isoform X5, which produces MAAMSSLEAVRRKIRSLQEQADAAEERAGRLQREVDQERALREEAESEVASLNRRIQLVEEELDRAQERLATALQKLEEAEKAADESERGMKVIENRAQKDEEKMEIQEIQLKEAKHIAEEADRKYEEVARKLVIIESDLERAEERAELSESQVRQLEEQLRIMDQTLKALMAAEDKYSQKEDKYEEEIKVLTDKLKEAETRAEFAERSVTKLEKSIDDLEDQLYQQLEQNSRLTNELKLALNED; this is translated from the exons ATGGCGGCGATGAGCTCGCTCGAGGCCGTGCGCAGGAAGATTCgcagcctgcaggagcaggcGGACGCCGCGGAGGAGCGGGCGGGACGGCTGCAGCGGGAGGTGGACCAGGAGCGGGCGTTGCGGGAGGAG GCTGAGAGTGAAGTAGCTTCTCTGAACAGACGCATCCAGCTGGTTGAGGAAGAGTTGGATCGGGCTCAGGAGCGCTTGGCTACTGCCCTGCAaaagctggaggaggctgagaagGCTGCAGATGAGAGTGAAAG AGGAATGAAGGTCATTGAAAATAGAGCCCAGAAGGATGAAGAGAAGATGGAAATCCAGGAGATCCAGCTTAAAGAGGCTAAGCACATTGCTGAGGAGGCTGACCGCAAGTATGAAGAG GTGGCTCGTAAGCTGGTGATCATTGAGAGTGACCTGGAGCGCGCTGAGGAGCGTGCTGAGCTATCAGAAAG CCAAGTCCGACAGCTGGAAGAACAGTTAAGAATAATGGATCAAACCTTGAAAGCATTAATGGCTGCAGAGGATAAG TACTCACAGAAAGAGGACAAGTATGAAGAGGAGATTAAAGTTCTGACTGACAAACTGAAGGAG GCTGAGACCCGTGCTGAGTTTGCTGAGAGGTCAGTAACCAAGCTGGAGAAGAGCATTGACGACCTAGAAG ACCAACTCTACCAGCAACTTGAGCAAAACAGCCGCCTAACTAATGAACTAAAGCTGGCATTGAATGAGGATTAA
- the TPM1 gene encoding tropomyosin alpha-1 chain isoform X14 — protein MAAMSSLEAVRRKIRSLQEQADAAEERAGRLQREVDQERALREEAESEVASLNRRIQLVEEELDRAQERLATALQKLEEAEKAADESERGMKVIENRAQKDEEKMEIQEIQLKEAKHIAEEADRKYEEVARKLVIIESDLERAEERAELSESKCAELEEELKTVTNNLKSLEAQAEKYSQKEDKYEEEIKVLTDKLKEAETRAEFAERSVTKLEKSIDDLEDNFLCFSSPKTSSLGWIKHLSKLWMFHGFIVLSSSLVDSSSIICLRTCSVCALLYRNYISQCKINIPAVSLLLFLCLLFI, from the exons ATGGCGGCGATGAGCTCGCTCGAGGCCGTGCGCAGGAAGATTCgcagcctgcaggagcaggcGGACGCCGCGGAGGAGCGGGCGGGACGGCTGCAGCGGGAGGTGGACCAGGAGCGGGCGTTGCGGGAGGAG GCTGAGAGTGAAGTAGCTTCTCTGAACAGACGCATCCAGCTGGTTGAGGAAGAGTTGGATCGGGCTCAGGAGCGCTTGGCTACTGCCCTGCAaaagctggaggaggctgagaagGCTGCAGATGAGAGTGAAAG AGGAATGAAGGTCATTGAAAATAGAGCCCAGAAGGATGAAGAGAAGATGGAAATCCAGGAGATCCAGCTTAAAGAGGCTAAGCACATTGCTGAGGAGGCTGACCGCAAGTATGAAGAG GTGGCTCGTAAGCTGGTGATCATTGAGAGTGACCTGGAGCGCGCTGAGGAGCGTGCTGAGCTATCAGAAAG CAAATGTGCTGAGCTTGAAGAGGAGTTGAAAACTGTGACCAACAACCTGAAGTCGCTGGAGGCTCAGGCTGAGAAG TACTCACAGAAAGAGGACAAGTATGAAGAGGAGATTAAAGTTCTGACTGACAAACTGAAGGAG GCTGAGACCCGTGCTGAGTTTGCTGAGAGGTCAGTAACCAAGCTGGAGAAGAGCATTGACGACCTAGAAG ataattttctttgcttcagttCTCCAAAGACATCTTCATTGGGTTGGATAAAACATCTTTCCAAGCTTTGGATGTTTCATGGGTTCATTGTCCTGTCTTCTAGCTTAGTTGACTCTTCCTCTATCATCTGTCTCAGAACATGCTCTGTTTGTGCTCTGCTGTACAGAAACTACATTTCtcaatgtaaaataaatatcccAGCTGTATCCCTTTTGCTATTCctttgccttttatttatttaa
- the TPM1 gene encoding tropomyosin alpha-1 chain isoform X1, with protein MAAMSSLEAVRRKIRSLQEQADAAEERAGRLQREVDQERALREEAESEVASLNRRIQLVEEELDRAQERLATALQKLEEAEKAADESERGMKVIENRAQKDEEKMEIQEIQLKEAKHIAEEADRKYEEVARKLVIIESDLERAEERAELSESKCAELEEELKTVTNNLKSLEAQAEKYSQKEDKYEEEIKVLTDKLKEAETRAEFAERSVTKLEKSIDDLEDELYAQKLKYKAISEELDHALNDMTSI; from the exons ATGGCGGCGATGAGCTCGCTCGAGGCCGTGCGCAGGAAGATTCgcagcctgcaggagcaggcGGACGCCGCGGAGGAGCGGGCGGGACGGCTGCAGCGGGAGGTGGACCAGGAGCGGGCGTTGCGGGAGGAG GCTGAGAGTGAAGTAGCTTCTCTGAACAGACGCATCCAGCTGGTTGAGGAAGAGTTGGATCGGGCTCAGGAGCGCTTGGCTACTGCCCTGCAaaagctggaggaggctgagaagGCTGCAGATGAGAGTGAAAG AGGAATGAAGGTCATTGAAAATAGAGCCCAGAAGGATGAAGAGAAGATGGAAATCCAGGAGATCCAGCTTAAAGAGGCTAAGCACATTGCTGAGGAGGCTGACCGCAAGTATGAAGAG GTGGCTCGTAAGCTGGTGATCATTGAGAGTGACCTGGAGCGCGCTGAGGAGCGTGCTGAGCTATCAGAAAG CAAATGTGCTGAGCTTGAAGAGGAGTTGAAAACTGTGACCAACAACCTGAAGTCGCTGGAGGCTCAGGCTGAGAAG TACTCACAGAAAGAGGACAAGTATGAAGAGGAGATTAAAGTTCTGACTGACAAACTGAAGGAG GCTGAGACCCGTGCTGAGTTTGCTGAGAGGTCAGTAACCAAGCTGGAGAAGAGCATTGACGACCTAGAAG ATGAGCTCTATGCTCAGAAACTGAAGTACAAAGCCATCAGTGAGGAGCTGGACCACGCTCTCAATGATATGACTTCCAT ataa
- the TPM1 gene encoding tropomyosin alpha-1 chain isoform X3 codes for MAAMSSLEAVRRKIRSLQEQADAAEERAGRLQREVDQERALREEAESEVASLNRRIQLVEEELDRAQERLATALQKLEEAEKAADESERGMKVIENRAQKDEEKMEIQEIQLKEAKHIAEEADRKYEEVARKLVIIESDLERAEERAELSESQVRQLEEQLRIMDQTLKALMAAEDKYSQKEDKYEEEIKVLTDKLKEAETRAEFAERSVTKLEKSIDDLEEKVAHAKEENLSMHQMLDQTLLELNNM; via the exons ATGGCGGCGATGAGCTCGCTCGAGGCCGTGCGCAGGAAGATTCgcagcctgcaggagcaggcGGACGCCGCGGAGGAGCGGGCGGGACGGCTGCAGCGGGAGGTGGACCAGGAGCGGGCGTTGCGGGAGGAG GCTGAGAGTGAAGTAGCTTCTCTGAACAGACGCATCCAGCTGGTTGAGGAAGAGTTGGATCGGGCTCAGGAGCGCTTGGCTACTGCCCTGCAaaagctggaggaggctgagaagGCTGCAGATGAGAGTGAAAG AGGAATGAAGGTCATTGAAAATAGAGCCCAGAAGGATGAAGAGAAGATGGAAATCCAGGAGATCCAGCTTAAAGAGGCTAAGCACATTGCTGAGGAGGCTGACCGCAAGTATGAAGAG GTGGCTCGTAAGCTGGTGATCATTGAGAGTGACCTGGAGCGCGCTGAGGAGCGTGCTGAGCTATCAGAAAG CCAAGTCCGACAGCTGGAAGAACAGTTAAGAATAATGGATCAAACCTTGAAAGCATTAATGGCTGCAGAGGATAAG TACTCACAGAAAGAGGACAAGTATGAAGAGGAGATTAAAGTTCTGACTGACAAACTGAAGGAG GCTGAGACCCGTGCTGAGTTTGCTGAGAGGTCAGTAACCAAGCTGGAGAAGAGCATTGACGACCTAGAAG AGAAAGTGGCGCATGCCAAAGAAGAAAACCTTAGTATGCATCAGATGCTGGATCAAACTTTACTGGAGTTAAACAACATGTGA
- the TPM1 gene encoding tropomyosin alpha-1 chain isoform X2 — protein sequence MAAMSSLEAVRRKIRSLQEQADAAEERAGRLQREVDQERALREEAESEVASLNRRIQLVEEELDRAQERLATALQKLEEAEKAADESERGMKVIENRAQKDEEKMEIQEIQLKEAKHIAEEADRKYEEVARKLVIIESDLERAEERAELSESKCAELEEELKTVTNNLKSLEAQAEKYSQKEDKYEEEIKVLTDKLKEAETRAEFAERSVTKLEKSIDDLEEKVAHAKEENLSMHQMLDQTLLELNNM from the exons ATGGCGGCGATGAGCTCGCTCGAGGCCGTGCGCAGGAAGATTCgcagcctgcaggagcaggcGGACGCCGCGGAGGAGCGGGCGGGACGGCTGCAGCGGGAGGTGGACCAGGAGCGGGCGTTGCGGGAGGAG GCTGAGAGTGAAGTAGCTTCTCTGAACAGACGCATCCAGCTGGTTGAGGAAGAGTTGGATCGGGCTCAGGAGCGCTTGGCTACTGCCCTGCAaaagctggaggaggctgagaagGCTGCAGATGAGAGTGAAAG AGGAATGAAGGTCATTGAAAATAGAGCCCAGAAGGATGAAGAGAAGATGGAAATCCAGGAGATCCAGCTTAAAGAGGCTAAGCACATTGCTGAGGAGGCTGACCGCAAGTATGAAGAG GTGGCTCGTAAGCTGGTGATCATTGAGAGTGACCTGGAGCGCGCTGAGGAGCGTGCTGAGCTATCAGAAAG CAAATGTGCTGAGCTTGAAGAGGAGTTGAAAACTGTGACCAACAACCTGAAGTCGCTGGAGGCTCAGGCTGAGAAG TACTCACAGAAAGAGGACAAGTATGAAGAGGAGATTAAAGTTCTGACTGACAAACTGAAGGAG GCTGAGACCCGTGCTGAGTTTGCTGAGAGGTCAGTAACCAAGCTGGAGAAGAGCATTGACGACCTAGAAG AGAAAGTGGCGCATGCCAAAGAAGAAAACCTTAGTATGCATCAGATGCTGGATCAAACTTTACTGGAGTTAAACAACATGTGA